The sequence AACACCCGACGCCTTCTTCTCAGGAGAAGAGATCATCGTCGCTGTCGGAAACAGACATATCCATCTTGCCGAAATTGCAGATATCCATATTGAAGGGGAGGCCTCCTCGGCTGCGGAGGTTGCTATTGAGATACGGGGTGACTCCGCACGCTTCAAACGGGTCGGTGAGATGATGACCGCCGGCTCGATCACCATCGAGGGTGATATCGGGATGCATTGTGGCAATTTTATGTCCGGGGGGAGTATCGAGATCCTGGGATCTGCTGACGGGTGGCTCGGCCGTGAGATGAAGGGGGGCGAGATCATCTGCCATGGAGATGCGGGAGAGTATTGTGGTGCCGGATACCGTGGCGGCCGCAAGGGGATGAGAGGCGGATCGATCGAGGTGGTCGGATCGGTCGGAGACTTTGCATGCGAGCATATCGCCGGTGGTGAGGTGATCATCCGCGGGAATACCGGTGATTACCCGTGTGCTGAGATGAAAGGTGGCACGGTGATGATACTTGGCGACTGCAGCCGGGTATGCGCAAATATGTCAGCCGGTACATGCTATGTCTATGGATATGCGGATGAGATGATCCCGACCTTCGAGCGGATCGGCTGTGTCGATCGGGACGGCCTCCAGCTCCATCATTTTAAGGGAGATGTCGCCAACCGGGGCCATGGCGATCTCTATGTTGCCAGGTACGGGTATCTGAGCTGAGTTCAGGTTGGAATATGCGCCTTCACCCACCGGGCATAGGTGGTGCGAAGGCGGGCGATCTCCTCATCGGTCAGCTCATCCCTGCTCGCCCTCTTCAGGTACTCTTCAAGCCTGCCGATGAGATCTTCAGCCTCTTCATAGCTCTGCACCTCAAGGTAGACCGGTGCCCGTGCTCCGCTGATGATCTCGCCACAGACCGGGCAGAGCCGCCACCGCTGAAGATGATCGATATAGGTAAATGACCGGCACCCCGGACACCGGATTACATGGTACATGCGTACCCGGTTGTCTGCGGATTTAAGCATAAAGGTATCGGAGAGGCGGACGATCACCATCCCCCCAAGCGGATCAGAAGGAGACCTGAACCAAAAGGTATTCCCCAGACGGTATGGTGAGGGGGCTCTCTTCGTATCATCGCGGATAAACACAATTGCGAATCTTAATCTGGACCAACACAGAAGAGAAGATCTCATGTCTGTCGAAGTCATCGGGGTTGAAGGACTCCCCATTATCCAGCCGGGGGACAATCTGGCCCGGCTCATCTGCGAAGCGATCAGCGTACAGGACGGCGACATCCTCTGTGTTGCAAGCTCTGTCTATTCCAAGTCGGTTGGCACTATACGGCATCTCTCAACCGTCACACCAACAGATGAGGCGATCAGGATCGGAGCGATCACCCATGAGGAGCCAGCATTTGTTCAGGCAGTCCTTGATGCATCCGAGGAGATCATCATCGATGCACCATTCATCCTCTCCCGACTTCGATCAGGCCATATCGGAGTGCGGGCGGGTGTTGACCATAGCAATGTCGAAGACGGGATCGTCATTCTTCTGCCAGAGGATCCGATGGCAGCCGCAGCATCACTGAGGGATGAGATCCTGGCAACGACCGGGATGACTGTACGCGTCATCCTCACCGACACCTGTGGGCGGGCATTCCGGCGGGGCCAGACCGGCCATGCCATAGGATGGAGCGGTATGACAGCAATACGCGACTTCCGTGGCGATCATGATCTCTTCGGGCATGAACTGCTCATCACCGAAGAAGCGGTCGTCGATGAGATAGCAGGATTTGCAAACTTCATGATGGGAGAGAGTAATAAAGGCGTTCCTGCCGTCATCTTCAGAAACATGGAAACCTGGAAGGGGCATGATATGCTCTACTTCAAGGAAAAAGAAGATCTCATCCGGGAGGCATTGAGAGAATGCCGGGAAAACAGGTTAGTATAGGAGGTTTAGGATATAGATGAATACTGCAATGCCAATCGTTGCCGCAAAAACGGTCTTTGGGTTAATAGTGATGGCTCGTCGGTCTTCGCTGTCGTAGTACGTGACAAGACCTGCTGATGAAATCATTCTCCCGCCTTTCTTCTTTGCCATGCTCAATGGTTTCTCATTGCCTATATATAAAAGGGAGGTCAATGGATAGCTATGGAGTCTGAACGCTCCCTTGAAGGGCTTGCATTTCTGGAGGATGACCTGGAACCACGGCATGTTCGCATACATCTTGAGGAAGGATCCATCCGGACCATCGAGGAGACCAGGACCTCCCCCTGCCGGTATATACTCCCCGCGCTCTTCAATGCACACACGCATATCGGCGATACGGTTGCGATGGATATTCCCATAACCGGGGATCTTGCATCCATTGTCGCACCTCCTGACGGCCTCAAACACCGTATCCTTCGCGCAACAGATCAGGGAACACTCACCACTGCGATGCGTTCGACGATGGAATATATGGAGCGATCCGGTATAGCAGGGTTTGCCGACTTCCGGGAAGGTGGTCCGCCCGGTGTCAGTGCCCTGAAGGAGGCGGCGGTGGGTCTTGGGATCCGCCCCCTCATTCTCGGACGGGATGGTGGGGAGGTGCATGGAGATGGTCTTGGAATAAGCAGTGTTCGTGATATCCGGGATTATGAGAGGCAGATAGATGAGGCGCGGAGAAATGGGAAGCTCATTGCCATCCACGCAGGGGAACGGGACCATCACGATATTGAAGGGGCGCTCTCCTGTGACCCCGATCTTCTCATTCACTGCACTC is a genomic window of Methanocalculus alkaliphilus containing:
- a CDS encoding formylmethanofuran dehydrogenase subunit C codes for the protein MKVTITLWDRDNPLIPVEAEMITPDAFFSGEEIIVAVGNRHIHLAEIADIHIEGEASSAAEVAIEIRGDSARFKRVGEMMTAGSITIEGDIGMHCGNFMSGGSIEILGSADGWLGREMKGGEIICHGDAGEYCGAGYRGGRKGMRGGSIEVVGSVGDFACEHIAGGEVIIRGNTGDYPCAEMKGGTVMILGDCSRVCANMSAGTCYVYGYADEMIPTFERIGCVDRDGLQLHHFKGDVANRGHGDLYVARYGYLS
- a CDS encoding DUF1922 domain-containing protein, with amino-acid sequence MYHVIRCPGCRSFTYIDHLQRWRLCPVCGEIISGARAPVYLEVQSYEEAEDLIGRLEEYLKRASRDELTDEEIARLRTTYARWVKAHIPT
- a CDS encoding coenzyme F420-0:L-glutamate ligase; this encodes MSVEVIGVEGLPIIQPGDNLARLICEAISVQDGDILCVASSVYSKSVGTIRHLSTVTPTDEAIRIGAITHEEPAFVQAVLDASEEIIIDAPFILSRLRSGHIGVRAGVDHSNVEDGIVILLPEDPMAAAASLRDEILATTGMTVRVILTDTCGRAFRRGQTGHAIGWSGMTAIRDFRGDHDLFGHELLITEEAVVDEIAGFANFMMGESNKGVPAVIFRNMETWKGHDMLYFKEKEDLIREALRECRENRLV
- a CDS encoding preprotein translocase subunit Sec61beta gives rise to the protein MAKKKGGRMISSAGLVTYYDSEDRRAITINPKTVFAATIGIAVFIYILNLLY
- a CDS encoding amidohydrolase family protein — translated: MESERSLEGLAFLEDDLEPRHVRIHLEEGSIRTIEETRTSPCRYILPALFNAHTHIGDTVAMDIPITGDLASIVAPPDGLKHRILRATDQGTLTTAMRSTMEYMERSGIAGFADFREGGPPGVSALKEAAVGLGIRPLILGRDGGEVHGDGLGISSVRDIRDYERQIDEARRNGKLIAIHAGERDHHDIEGALSCDPDLLIHCTHARERDLRECADRGIPIAICPRSNWVLGVTESPAAPPVERMIELGCTVFLGTDNAMFVQPDLWGEMAFLSVITSVPAREILRMGIAGSVLPGSGYRISEGQKSPIILIDAEQSNLRYSRDPHRTIVSRGGSDHPKRILF